A genomic stretch from Pseudomonas alkylphenolica includes:
- a CDS encoding fused MFS/spermidine synthase, with translation MPSAVSSPQVRSSVPDQAGQRLPLHMRVPALLLCVSGAAALVYQVLWVKQLSLVVGVEVYAITAGISAFFAGLALGGLVFGRWADRLRRPVRLYAGLELAVAVLGVLSTLALANSAGLFARLESHVGLLAWLVPFILVGAPAFLMGGTLPVLVRALTPAQGQLAEAGGRLYAANTAGAIGGTLLAAFVLLPQFGVTGSALVAASLNLLAAAGAWLARRRDEQLPCETPISMAPRSPAARLAIALYCVAGGVALGYEVVWTQSIVQFMSTRTFAFSVVLATYLAGLVLGSALYARRADRIRDPWGLFGLLIALAGLLALVQIAGLGRWLIMAQTEVEALVLHLTGNELAGMCARFATAALCVVFLPTTVLGAAFPLALRLSVDSTQVGRDVGAVVALNTVGGIIGVMLTGFVLVPGIGLVRTLVVLALVAAAVGCWVVWRGKVLHRGMRAAILGVTLATVVVGVLTPPQRLAELLPGARNGRITFYEEGRGGTVAVVAQPRQERSFNRLYIQGVSNTGDAMPSLRYMRLQALLPLLIHRQEPRSAMVIGFGTGITAGAILRYQGLQRPVVAELLPEVLAAAPLFKGNYNAVNDPRLDIRLRDGRRELLRSAERYDLITLEPPPPSAAGVVNLYSQDFYELAASRLEEGGIVAQWLPLPTQNLEDSRSLVRSFLNVFPHASLWTTEFHEMLLIGSPAPLELDAARISQRFSQPEVAAALAEVGVDSMSALLATWITDRQGLERFAGDAEAVTDNHPRIEYAPWVRSREITRVLPELLVLRSAPPLVNAGTALQASVEDEWQVLRGFYGLTLLAYNGNRQAWAREVRQLMQTDGRNPYFRWFITGGQ, from the coding sequence ATGCCCTCAGCTGTCAGTTCCCCTCAAGTGCGCTCATCTGTTCCTGATCAGGCCGGTCAACGCTTACCCCTGCATATGCGGGTGCCGGCACTGCTGCTGTGCGTGTCCGGTGCAGCGGCGCTGGTGTATCAGGTGTTGTGGGTCAAGCAACTGTCGCTGGTCGTCGGGGTTGAGGTGTATGCCATCACCGCCGGCATCAGCGCTTTTTTCGCCGGGCTGGCACTGGGTGGCCTGGTGTTCGGTCGCTGGGCCGATCGCCTGCGCCGTCCGGTCAGGCTGTATGCCGGCCTGGAGCTGGCCGTGGCGGTATTGGGTGTCTTGAGCACCCTGGCACTGGCCAATTCAGCTGGATTGTTCGCCCGCCTGGAAAGCCACGTCGGCTTGCTGGCCTGGCTGGTCCCTTTCATTCTCGTAGGCGCGCCAGCGTTCCTGATGGGCGGCACGCTTCCGGTTCTGGTAAGGGCATTGACCCCCGCCCAAGGCCAACTGGCCGAAGCCGGCGGGCGACTTTATGCGGCCAATACCGCAGGTGCCATTGGCGGCACGCTGCTGGCGGCCTTTGTGTTGCTGCCGCAATTCGGCGTCACTGGCAGCGCGCTGGTGGCCGCGTCACTGAACCTGCTGGCTGCAGCGGGTGCCTGGCTGGCACGTCGGCGCGATGAACAGCTCCCTTGCGAAACGCCGATCAGCATGGCGCCACGCTCGCCGGCGGCGCGTCTGGCGATTGCCTTGTACTGCGTGGCCGGTGGGGTAGCACTGGGTTACGAGGTGGTGTGGACCCAGTCGATCGTACAGTTCATGAGCACTCGCACATTTGCCTTCTCCGTGGTGCTGGCCACTTATCTGGCGGGGCTGGTGCTGGGCAGCGCGCTTTACGCGCGCCGTGCTGACCGGATTCGAGACCCCTGGGGCCTGTTCGGCCTGTTGATCGCGCTGGCCGGTTTGCTGGCACTGGTGCAGATCGCCGGTCTGGGCCGTTGGCTGATCATGGCCCAGACCGAGGTCGAAGCGCTGGTGCTACACCTTACCGGCAATGAGCTCGCCGGAATGTGCGCGCGCTTTGCCACAGCGGCGCTATGTGTGGTGTTCCTGCCCACTACCGTCCTCGGCGCCGCCTTCCCGTTGGCCTTGCGCTTAAGCGTGGACAGCACGCAGGTCGGCCGGGATGTCGGCGCGGTAGTCGCCTTGAACACCGTGGGCGGCATCATTGGCGTCATGCTCACCGGTTTCGTGCTGGTTCCCGGCATTGGCCTGGTGCGTACCTTGGTGGTGCTGGCGCTGGTCGCTGCCGCAGTCGGTTGCTGGGTGGTCTGGCGCGGCAAAGTACTGCACAGAGGGATGCGCGCAGCAATCCTCGGCGTGACGCTGGCGACTGTGGTGGTGGGGGTGTTGACGCCGCCGCAACGCCTGGCGGAGCTGCTGCCCGGTGCACGCAACGGTCGCATCACTTTTTATGAAGAGGGCCGGGGCGGCACCGTTGCCGTGGTAGCCCAGCCGCGTCAGGAGCGCAGCTTCAACCGCCTGTACATCCAGGGCGTATCCAACACGGGCGATGCCATGCCGTCGTTGCGCTACATGCGCTTGCAGGCACTGCTGCCACTGTTGATTCATCGCCAGGAACCGCGCTCGGCCATGGTGATCGGCTTCGGCACCGGGATTACCGCCGGGGCGATATTGCGCTATCAGGGCCTGCAGCGCCCGGTGGTGGCCGAACTGCTGCCTGAGGTGCTGGCGGCCGCGCCGTTGTTCAAGGGTAACTACAATGCCGTCAATGATCCGCGTCTGGACATCCGTCTGCGCGATGGCCGTCGTGAATTGCTGCGCAGTGCCGAGCGCTACGACCTGATCACCCTCGAACCGCCACCGCCTTCCGCCGCCGGGGTGGTGAATCTCTACTCGCAGGACTTCTATGAGCTGGCGGCGTCACGCCTGGAGGAGGGTGGCATAGTCGCGCAATGGCTGCCCTTGCCGACCCAGAACCTTGAAGACAGCCGTTCGCTGGTGCGCAGCTTTCTGAACGTGTTTCCCCATGCCTCGCTGTGGACCACGGAGTTCCATGAAATGCTCCTGATCGGCTCACCTGCGCCGCTGGAACTCGACGCGGCGCGGATCAGCCAGCGCTTTTCGCAACCTGAAGTGGCCGCTGCGCTGGCTGAGGTCGGGGTCGACTCGATGAGCGCCTTGCTGGCTACCTGGATCACCGACCGCCAGGGGCTTGAGCGTTTTGCCGGGGATGCCGAGGCGGTGACCGACAACCATCCACGGATCGAATACGCGCCCTGGGTACGCTCCAGGGAAATCACCCGGGTATTGCCGGAGTTGCTGGTGCTGCGCAGCGCGCCGCCGTTGGTCAATGCCGGCACGGCGTTACAGGCCTCTGTTGAGGACGAATGGCAGGTGTTGCGGGGCTTTTATGGGCTGACCCTGCTGGCCTACAACGGCAATCGCCAGGCCTGGGCGCGGGAGGTTCGGCAGTTGATGCAGACAGACGGGCGCAACCCGTATTTCCGCTGGTTTATCACGGGAGGGCAATGA
- a CDS encoding arylsulfatase, protein MSLAAGVAMGMNPVHAADKPNILVIFGDDIGQTNISAYGKGVVGYQTPNIDRIAKEGMMFTDYYAENSCTAGRSTFITGQSALRTGLSKVGMPGVPVGLQARDVTIAQALKAQGYATGQFGKNHLGDRDEYLPTNHGFDEFFGNLYHLNAEEEPERPYWPKDDAEFVKAASPRGVIKSSADGKIEDTGALTKKRMETIDDETTQAAINFIDKQVKADKPFFVWMNTTRMHAFTHIRESMQGQSGMVGNDYADGMLEHDGDVGKLLKTLDDLKVTDNTIVVYTTDNGPNQWSWPDAATTPFRNEKNSNWEGAYRVPAMVRWPGKVKADTISTQMFSGLDWFPTLLAAAGDTDIKDRLLKGTDVGGKNFKVHLDGFNQLDYLTGKANKSARDEFYYFNDDGELVSMRFGDWKLVFCEQRAPGGFKVWSEPFTCLRVPKMFNLRMDPYERADVVSDQYFDWLAKNDYLIFQGTRKAAVFLQTFVDYPPSQRPASFSIDQVREEVDKKIAEKMKQ, encoded by the coding sequence ATGTCTCTTGCCGCCGGCGTGGCGATGGGGATGAACCCCGTGCATGCCGCAGACAAACCCAACATTCTGGTGATCTTCGGCGATGACATCGGCCAGACCAACATCAGTGCCTATGGCAAGGGCGTGGTGGGCTATCAGACGCCCAACATCGATCGGATTGCCAAAGAAGGCATGATGTTCACCGATTACTATGCGGAGAACAGCTGCACCGCCGGCCGCTCGACCTTCATTACCGGGCAATCGGCATTGCGTACTGGCCTGTCCAAGGTCGGCATGCCCGGCGTGCCGGTCGGCTTGCAGGCACGTGACGTCACCATCGCCCAGGCCCTCAAGGCCCAGGGTTATGCCACTGGCCAGTTCGGCAAGAACCACCTCGGCGACCGTGATGAATACCTGCCGACCAACCACGGTTTTGACGAGTTCTTCGGCAACCTCTACCACTTGAACGCCGAAGAAGAACCGGAACGGCCGTACTGGCCCAAGGATGATGCGGAGTTTGTCAAAGCGGCTTCGCCACGTGGCGTGATCAAGTCCAGTGCCGACGGCAAGATCGAAGACACCGGCGCGCTGACCAAAAAGCGCATGGAAACCATCGACGACGAAACCACCCAGGCGGCGATCAACTTCATCGACAAGCAGGTCAAGGCCGACAAACCGTTCTTCGTGTGGATGAACACCACGCGCATGCACGCCTTCACCCACATTCGCGAGTCGATGCAGGGGCAAAGCGGCATGGTCGGTAACGACTACGCCGATGGCATGCTGGAACACGATGGCGATGTCGGCAAATTGCTCAAGACCCTCGATGACTTGAAGGTTACTGACAACACCATTGTCGTCTACACCACGGACAACGGTCCGAACCAGTGGTCCTGGCCGGATGCCGCCACCACACCGTTCCGTAACGAGAAGAACTCCAACTGGGAAGGCGCTTACCGGGTACCGGCAATGGTCCGTTGGCCAGGCAAAGTCAAGGCTGACACGATTTCTACCCAGATGTTCTCGGGTCTGGACTGGTTCCCGACCTTGCTCGCTGCGGCGGGTGACACCGATATCAAGGACCGCTTGCTCAAAGGTACTGATGTTGGAGGCAAGAACTTCAAAGTGCACCTGGACGGTTTCAACCAGCTGGATTACCTGACTGGCAAGGCTAACAAGAGTGCGCGTGACGAGTTCTACTACTTCAATGACGACGGCGAGCTGGTCTCCATGCGCTTTGGCGACTGGAAACTGGTGTTCTGTGAGCAGCGTGCACCGGGCGGTTTCAAAGTATGGAGCGAGCCCTTTACCTGCTTGCGGGTGCCGAAAATGTTCAATCTGCGTATGGACCCGTATGAACGCGCAGATGTCGTCTCCGACCAGTACTTCGATTGGCTGGCCAAGAACGACTACCTGATCTTCCAGGGGACCCGCAAGGCGGCAGTATTCCTGCAGACCTTCGTCGACTATCCGCCGAGCCAGCGCCCGGCCAGTTTCAGCATTGACCAGGTCCGCGAGGAAGTGGACAAGAAGATTGCAGAGAAGATGAAGCAGTAA